In bacterium, one DNA window encodes the following:
- a CDS encoding MBL fold metallo-hydrolase, translating into MIIDKVTVSPLLENCYIVGDETTGQGIVIDPGDEAERILRKVAELGLAIDKIVNTHAHVDHVAAVQALKEALGAKFYLHPAETMHFARLVESAALFGIFGAKVPEVDVELAHGDIIPVGSLSLRVAHTPGHTPGHCLLVFPGDVFCGDLIFSGSIGRTDFPGGDYATIVRSLETEILTLPPETRLHPGHGPGTTVAIERDFNPFLRGLSAKPAAPPTS; encoded by the coding sequence ATGATCATCGACAAAGTCACCGTCAGTCCGCTTCTGGAGAATTGCTACATCGTCGGCGACGAAACCACCGGCCAGGGGATTGTGATCGACCCCGGCGACGAGGCCGAACGCATCCTGCGCAAAGTGGCCGAGTTGGGACTGGCGATCGACAAGATCGTCAACACCCACGCGCACGTTGACCACGTCGCCGCGGTGCAGGCACTCAAGGAGGCGCTGGGAGCGAAGTTTTACCTGCACCCGGCGGAGACCATGCATTTTGCGCGGTTGGTCGAGAGCGCGGCGTTGTTTGGCATCTTCGGGGCGAAGGTGCCGGAGGTTGATGTCGAGCTGGCCCACGGCGACATCATCCCGGTCGGGTCGTTGTCGTTGCGGGTGGCGCACACACCGGGGCACACCCCCGGCCACTGCCTGTTGGTCTTTCCCGGCGATGTCTTCTGCGGCGATCTGATCTTTTCCGGTTCGATCGGTCGGACCGATTTTCCCGGCGGCGATTACGCCACGATCGTGCGCTCGCTGGAGACCGAAATCCTCACCCTGCCGCCCGAGACGCGCCTGCATCCGGGGCATGGTCCGGGCACCACGGTGGCGATCGAGAGGGACTT